The proteins below are encoded in one region of Kazachstania africana CBS 2517 chromosome 6, complete genome:
- the RPL24A gene encoding 60S ribosomal protein eL24 (similar to Saccharomyces cerevisiae RPL24A (YGL031C) and RPL24B (YGR148C); ancestral locus Anc_4.84) — protein sequence MKVEIDSFSGAKIYPGRGTLFVRGDSKIFRFQNSKSASLFHQRKNPRRIAWTVLYRRHHKKGITEEVAKKRSRKSVKAQRPIVGASLDLIKERRSLKPEVRKAKRDEKMKADKEKKKADKAARKAEKAKLAATSGHKVSKQQAKGAFQKVAATSR from the coding sequence ATGAAGGTTGAAATCGATTCCTTTTCCGGTGCTAAGATCTACCCAGGTAGAGGTACTTTATTTGTCCGTGGTGACTCCAAGATTTTCAGATTCCAAAACTCCAAATCTGCTTCTTTGTTCCACCAAAGAAAGAACCCAAGAAGAATTGCTTGGACTGTTCTATACAGAAGACACCACAAGAAGGGTATCACTGAAGAAGTCGCCAAGAAGAGATCTAGAAAGTCTGTTAAGGCTCAAAGACCTATTGTTGGTGCTTCCTTAGACttaatcaaagaaagaagatctTTGAAACCAGAAGTCAGAAAGGCCAAGAGAGATGAAAAGATGAAGGCtgacaaagaaaagaagaaggctGACAAGGCCGCCAGAAAGGCTGAAAAAGCTAAATTAGCTGCTACTTCAGGCCACAAGGTCTCTAAGCAACA